The DNA sequence CAGCCATTTACCTGCCTTTTCGGCATTGGCGAGGGCGGGGTCGAATCCGGGAGCATCCTGCAGGATCCAGAAGATGCGGGTGGTCTTAGTAGGGATGACGCCCTCTCCGGAACAGAAAAGGTCATAGATGGCATCCGCACTCCCATAGCCCCCAAGGAGTGCGTCCGAGAGGTCGGGATAGTCCTCCCTGAATGAAAGAAACGCCGCATTGAATTCCTCCCTGAAATTCTCTCCTGATTCGACAAGCTCGAACAGGAAATGTCCTCCCCGTTTCAGATGCTTGTTGAGGAGGATCTCGAACAGTCCATAGGCGACATCGGCAAGCGCTTCACCCTCGGTATCCATGATATTCTCGTTTTGAGCCAGTATATTTATACCACGCGATTTTGCCGTGTGTAAAAAAGGTCAGGAGAGCTTCTCGATGACCAGTTCTGCCGCACGGCGCCCGGAGAGAAGCATGCCGCCGAAGATGGGGCCCATCCGGCTCTCGCCTCCAACGGCATTTGCCGCCATCCCGGCGACGATGAGGCCTGGGAAGACCTCCTTTGTATGCCCGATGATGTTAGCCTCGGCACGGTCGGCCCACATGAACCCTTCGCCGGCGATGGGCAGGTCGCCGCCCTTGGCCTTCACCTGGTGGGCGACCGTCGCGTCGTGGCCGGTGGCGTCGATCGTGTACTGTGTCCTGAGCGTCAGGGGGTCGATGTGGAGGTGTGCCATCTCGACCGCGGACCAGTTGATGACGAGGCCCGAGACGCGTCCATCACCCTTAACCACGACATCCTCCACCATCGTGACATTGAAAAATTCCGCGCCGGCATCGCAGGCAGCGGCCGTCAGGTGGGCGACCGCCTCGACGGAGGATGCGACGTAGTAGTTCTCCCGGTATTCCCTGTAGGAGATACCGAATGTATCGAGAATGGGCCGGGCCTCGGACTGGACAACGATGCGGGGGAACATCATGCCGCCGCCCCACATGCCGCCCCCCACCGAGAGCTTCTTTTCGATGACGCCGGTCTTGACCCCCGCCTCGGCGAGGTATGCCGCGGCAGTAAGGCCGGAGGGACCGGCGCCGACGACCGCACAGTCGAAGTCGAGGTAGTCCATCAGGACGGTATTCTGTTCTTCGAGAATCGCACGGCTGATCACTACTTCATCGAGTTCCTTTGGTGTCATGGTTGTGGTGATGATTTGATGTAGGGGTATTTGAAAGGGATGACCGGGCAGGAGCGTATGCCTCTCTGCGGCTCGCTGAAATTCGCTCTGCCGCGGGGATGGAGGCGAATTGAACCTGGGATGGCAGGTTTTCGGGAGTGCGGGCCGCACCGGGAAGGAGGTGTCACACTGAATACCTATATCTGATCAGCGGTGAAACAGAAGAGGTTATGAAATGGAAGAAAGACTGGGGGCTGACCTCCCGCGTCATCCTGACATGGGCCCTCCTCCTGCTCGTCTACCTGATCTTCCTGGCGGTGCTCAACGTAATCCTCCCGAATATGTTCGGAGCACTGCTGGCGTTCGTCTTCATCTTCGCCTTCATCCAGTACTTCTTCTCGTCGAAGCTGGTGCTGATGAGTACCCGGGCCCGGGTGGTGTCGGCGGATGAATATCCGGAACTGCATGCGATGATAGCAAAGCTTGCGGCTGAGGCCGACCTTCCCATGCCAAAGATTGCGATTATGCAGTCACCGGTGCCGAATGCATTTGCGACCGGAAGAAACCCGAAGAACGCCGTGGTTGCGGCCACGGACTCGATCATGCGGACTCTTGACCGGGACGAGCTCGAGGCGGTCCTCGCCCATGAGCTAGCGCACGTGAAGAACCGCGATATCCTCACGATGACGGTGGCAAGTTTCGTTGCGATGCTCGCCTCCATCATCATGCAGAATGCACTCTTCGCCTCCCTCTTCTCCGGCAGGGAGAACAACGGTGCATGGATTGTGGCATGGATCGTCTCCATCGTCGTCTGGATTGTCGCGACCATCCTCATGATGAGCCTCTCCCGGTACCGCGAGTTTGCCGCCGACCGGGGAAGCGCCTACATCACGAAGAACCCGGCGGCGCTGAAGAATGCGCTGATCAAGATCAGCGGCCGCATGGACCGCGTGCCGGTCCAGGAGAAGCAGAAGGTGGAGGGGGCAAATATGTTCTACATCATCCCCGCCCTCTCCGGAAAGAGCCTCACTGAGCTCTTCTCCACCCACCCGCCGCTTGAAAAGCGCATTGCCGCTCTCGAGGCAATCGAGGCGGAGATGCGGGGGGCGTAAGGCCCTCATCCCCTTTTCAATAAAATATCTTTAATACGGATTGGCAGAAACATAAGAGAGCACATCATCGGGCACCGATGGTCTAGTGGCATGACTTTGGCCTTCCAAGCCAATAGCCCGGGTTCAATTCCCGGTCGGTGCATTTTGGGCTCGTGGTCTAGTTGGTTATGACATCGCCTTCACACGGCGGGGATCCTGAGTTCGAATCTCAGCGAGCCCATTTCCTTTCGTTTTTCTATATTTGAACGGGTTTTTTGCGTTTTTTTTGAATTCAGAACCCACGTTGTCGAGCAAGTCACTCACATTTATGGTTGTTTTTCTTTCCTTGGCCAGGTTCCTTGCATGGTTGAACCAAAAAACCTTCATCCAGAGCATTGAGTGTGAAATTAAGGAGGGGTATTCTCAGGCATTTTCACGTATACCGCACCTCATGTTTTTAATTTAGATTTTACCTCAATTCCGGGACTGAAATGTCAGGTAATATCCGATCGTTACAAGCAGGGTGTCTATAATGATTCTGGATAAAACATCGATTATATACCCGGAGAACAATAAGGGCATGAAAAGAAGAAACGTAGCCCAGTTAACTCCAAAGATCAGGAATCCGAATTTTGCTGCCCTATGTTCCAGGGGCACCGAATTTCCGATATCCCTTAGCAAAATACATGCCACCCCAATACAGGCACCCATAAGCAGCGTCCAGAAAAATGTATAAATCAGGCTTGTCTGGTATCCTGACTGGATCACTCCTGTGACATATGCAGCATATCGTCCGATTAAGAATATCCCCGTGAATATGGATACGGTCGTCATCTTCTGTTGAAGAGTAAACGGCTTTGCCGCAGCATTCTCTCCTTTCTCAGCATCTAGCACACTCAATAGAATCGCCATTAAAAAAACAGGTATTGCATCACTGAGGCCGACTACAAATTCGTTAATAATTGGGTTGCCAAATAGGGATACCCCCTCCAGCATGGCAATAAGCCAGATCAGCGCTATTGCAGACCCGTACCGCACCCCTTTTTCCACACCCTCTCCCGGAATCACCTTTCTGATGCGGCAATAAACATAGGCAGCACCGGAAAAAGAGAGGAGCGCCCAGAGAGAGACGGTAATCTCCGTCCCGAGCAACGTTGCCACCATGCTATAGTTCGGATTCTCAGGCATAGTACTGTAAGTGTTTGTAACAAGATGAAGAACGATATCAAATAGCACGCAAACCACGACAATGGCTACAATTTTTACCCGTTTGCCTATCTTCATACTATGGATACTCCCTTTCTAAGCCAACTGCTGTGTCAGCCTTTTGAACAATGCGGCTCCATCAATGGTGAATCCTTACGTCAGGCCCTGGCCGCTCTCCTTTTTGGATCATACCCTTGTACCAGACGAACCAGGGATTGTCCAGGAAACCGACAATATTTTTCGCGACGATCTGTCCGATGATCAGCGGGAGCAGGGGAGCAACTCCGAAGAAGGCCAATGACACGAAGATGACTGAGTCCAGCGTGAGGCTTATCGCATCGCTCACAGTGGAGCGGAGCCAGACATACGGATTCAGATACGTGCTCACAGGAAAGGCCTCCTCCCGCTGCAAAAACCTTCTCTTCAGGCTGGCAAATATATAGGCGTCCAAATTGGCGGTGATCAAAAACGCCATCCAGCTCGCTGCGGTAATTCGCAGAGAGAGGGCAAAGATGTTCTGCCAGGCTTCTTCATAGCCGAAAAAGGGTGCGGGGGTGAGGGCGTTTCCTATGGCGATGAAGATCATGAGGAGCACCTGGGTGGCAAAGGCGATCAGTATAGCCACATGCGTCATCCTCTGACCGTAGACTTCGTTGATCATGTCGAGTACCTGTGCAACGAAGGGAAAGACGAAGACGGATGCAGGGGCAAAGAAGGAAACCGTCAGGAGATCGAAGATGATTACCCGGGTGGCAAGGAACTGCGAGGCCCCTGCATAAATGATGAAAAACCCGGTGAGGGCGGCGAAGGCGTATTCGCGGTGGTGTCGCACAATATACGCCGAAAGGTACGTAACAAATGTGAGCCCGATCAACCAGTAGACCCAGATCATACCCTCGTCAAGCATACCGTAGGTAATGATTTCGGAATGAAGCCTTAAACTTTTTCATACCCTCTGCTCCTTTCGGATGTGCGGTCTTCTCTTCACCGGCGACCTCCTTCTTGCCACTAAGCCGGCATTGCCGGTATCTCCGGCCGGGACCAGGAGGCGCTGATCCAATCCCTCGCCGGGTTGCGTGTGCTCCTCTTTGAAGGCGGGATCGAAGCGGTCTGCCCCGGACACGGCGATGACCTTGGAGGCGTTATTGCCGCCATTTTTGGGTAATGAGATGGTTTTTTAGATAAAGTCAGATGAATCGGTTGGCGTATTCGAGCGGATTGAGGTTTGCTTTAAAAACAGGAGGCCCATTATTTTTCAAGGATTGTCACGTTTCCGAATGATGATGGGTACGATATCAAGGAACCCTTTGCGGCTGACAGAAGAAATTCACCGAAAATATTAATCATAATACCATGGTATCCAAAGAAGAGTGATTTTGTGAGATATGCTGCCGTTATGTGCGGATTAATTGTTATTACCCTGATCGTTGCCGGGTGCAGCCAAATGACTCCAGCAGGACCAAAGACCGTCGTGATCGGCGTGATGCCATTCAACGAGCAGTATATCATCGGTGAGATGATGGCCCTGCTTCTCGAGAAAGAGGGATATTCCACGGAAATCCGGTCCGGAATGAACAATGCCGCACTCTACGAGGCGGTGAAAGCCGGCCAGGTCGATATGTATGTCGATTATACCAGCTCTGTCTACTACCAGCTGCCCGATCGCGAGCCAGTCGACCGGTGGGCTCCCGAAGAGGTGTATGCCATCGTAGAGAAAGGCCTTACCAGGGATGGCATCCTTCTTGCCGGCCAATTGGGATTTCGGAACGACAACGTGATCGTTATCCCCTCAGCGTGGGCTGCCGA is a window from the Methanovulcanius yangii genome containing:
- a CDS encoding putative phosphothreonine lyase domain-containing protein — encoded protein: MDTEGEALADVAYGLFEILLNKHLKRGGHFLFELVESGENFREEFNAAFLSFREDYPDLSDALLGGYGSADAIYDLFCSGEGVIPTKTTRIFWILQDAPGFDPALANAEKAGKWLIFLDRDEVDGMWKMVRDATCEGRLGISAKVSTAKQSPESRDERMVIYVHTADWEDEDDVMRIREVLRSLGVEQRIGYKRNIETFQGEYSEKGKRVTYYSA
- a CDS encoding queuosine precursor transporter: MLDEGMIWVYWLIGLTFVTYLSAYIVRHHREYAFAALTGFFIIYAGASQFLATRVIIFDLLTVSFFAPASVFVFPFVAQVLDMINEVYGQRMTHVAILIAFATQVLLMIFIAIGNALTPAPFFGYEEAWQNIFALSLRITAASWMAFLITANLDAYIFASLKRRFLQREEAFPVSTYLNPYVWLRSTVSDAISLTLDSVIFVSLAFFGVAPLLPLIIGQIVAKNIVGFLDNPWFVWYKGMIQKGERPGPDVRIHH
- a CDS encoding sulfide-dependent adenosine diphosphate thiazole synthase, translated to MTPKELDEVVISRAILEEQNTVLMDYLDFDCAVVGAGPSGLTAAAYLAEAGVKTGVIEKKLSVGGGMWGGGMMFPRIVVQSEARPILDTFGISYREYRENYYVASSVEAVAHLTAAACDAGAEFFNVTMVEDVVVKGDGRVSGLVINWSAVEMAHLHIDPLTLRTQYTIDATGHDATVAHQVKAKGGDLPIAGEGFMWADRAEANIIGHTKEVFPGLIVAGMAANAVGGESRMGPIFGGMLLSGRRAAELVIEKLS
- the htpX gene encoding zinc metalloprotease HtpX, giving the protein MKWKKDWGLTSRVILTWALLLLVYLIFLAVLNVILPNMFGALLAFVFIFAFIQYFFSSKLVLMSTRARVVSADEYPELHAMIAKLAAEADLPMPKIAIMQSPVPNAFATGRNPKNAVVAATDSIMRTLDRDELEAVLAHELAHVKNRDILTMTVASFVAMLASIIMQNALFASLFSGRENNGAWIVAWIVSIVVWIVATILMMSLSRYREFAADRGSAYITKNPAALKNALIKISGRMDRVPVQEKQKVEGANMFYIIPALSGKSLTELFSTHPPLEKRIAALEAIEAEMRGA